The DNA region TGGGATACGAATAAATATGATGGCGGCAAGGATTTTGACCTGGATGTATCCGTATTCTGCGCTAATGCGGACGGTAAGGTTGACGGAGAGAAGAATTTTATTTTCTTCAATAACCCGCAAAATGAAAATGGTTCGGTAGTGCATACGGGCGACAACCGTACGGGCGAAGGAGATGGCGATGATGAGCAAGTAAAAATCGATCTGCCTAATGTTCCGGCGAATATCGAGAAAATTGCGTTCACCATCACAATCTATGAAGCTCAGGAACGCAGCCAGAATTTTGGACAAGTGTCCCGTGCATATGTACGTATTCTGAATGAAGCGAATTCCGAAGAACTGATCCGTTTCGATCTGGGCGAAGACTTCTCCATCGAAACAGGTGTTGTTGTTGGTGAATTGTACCGTCATAGCGGTGAATGGAAATTCAGCGCGATTGGTAGCGGTTATCAGGACGGTCTGGTCGGCCTTACGCGCGACTACGGTCTGCAATAGGATTCATTTATTAATCTGTGACCATATAAAAGTCAGGGAAGCCGTCAATTTGGCGGTTTTCCTTTTCATTAGAGAAAGGTATTTCAACAATAAAGAAAGGTGGACGAATATATGACAATTAGCTTGGCTAAAGGACAGCGTATTGATCTAACGAAAACGAACCCTGGCTTGACACGGGTTGTCGTAGGCCTTGGATGGGATACCAATAAATATAGCGGTGGAGTCGACTTTGACTTGGATGCTTCTGCATTTCTGCTTCATGAAGATGGCAAAGCCAAAGGTACGGACGACTTCGTCTTTTACAACAACCCAACGGGTGGTGCAGGTTCATTAACGCATACTGGGGATAACCGTACAGGCGAGGGAGAAGGCGATGATGAGCAGATTATCGTGGATTTCAGCAAAGTCCCTGCAAATATTACTCGGATTGGCATTACCGTAACCATTTATGATTATGAAGCGCGCGCACAGAATTTCGGTCAGGTGTCCAATGCGTTTGTTCGCGTTGTAGATGCGTCCAATGAGCGAGAGGTTTTACGTTATGATCTGGGCGAAGACTTCTCCACCGAGACAGCTGTTGTATTCTGTGAATTCTACCGCTCGGGTGCGGATTGGAAGTTCCAGGCGATCGGCAGCGGTTTTGCTGGCGGACTTGCAGCTCTGTGTCAGAACTACGGATTGGACGCCCAATAAGAGAAGAAGAAAGGTGAACCTGTTATGGCTGTAACTGTCGTCAAAGGGCAAAAGACGGACTTGACCAAAACCAATCCCGGGCTTTCCCGTCTTACGGTTGGTATTGGCTGGGACTCTTCCTCAGCTCTTGAACTTGATACATCTGCATTCCTTCTTGGTGCTGGCGGTAAAGTGTCAGGTGATGAAGATTTTATCTTTTATAACCAGCCGACAACGGCATTTATTACGTATAAAGACACACCTCAGCAGACCGATAAAAAGCAATTTGATATTGATCTGAGCAAAATCCCTGCTCGTATTGAGAAGATTGCGTTCAGTCTGACGATTTATGAAGGTGAGTCCAGAAACCAAAGCTTTGGACAGGTTCAGCATACCTATATCCGCTTTGGGAATGCCAATAGTGGACAGGAAGCATTGAGATATGACTTAGCCAGTGGGTTTACAGTCGAGACGGCGATCGTCATTGGCGAGTTGTACCGACATAATGGAGAGTGGAAATTTAATGCGGTGGGTTCCGGTTTTGCTGGCGGACTGAATGCCCTGTGCGGCAATTTTGGAGTGAGTGTAGAGAGTGATACTTCAGCTTCACAGCCTGTTCCTCCAACACCCCAGCCGCCCGCACCGAAGCCTCCAGCTCCACCTGCTCAGCCGCCTCAACCCAAGATTGAACTGAACCTTAACAAGATTGAACTGAAGAAAAAGGGCGACACGATCAACCTGAAGAAAAATTCTGGCGGACTTGGGGAGATTTTAATTAATCTCAACTGGAATCAACAGACCAGCCGAGGGTTATTCGGGCGAAACAAGAGTGTGGATCTGGATCTCGGTTGCCTGTTTGAAATGAAGGACGGTAGTAAAGGAGTCATCCAGGCACTGGGAGAATCATTCGGGTCTTTGAACCGATATCCATACATTTCGTTGGATGGAGATGACCGAACAGGGTCCGTGAGAACTGGAGAGAATTTACGCATTAACGGTGCGCATATCTCCGATATCAAGCGCATTCTGGTGTTCACTTACATTTATGAAGGGGTTACGAATTGGTCACAAGCCGATGGCGTAGTCACGATCAACCAGAAAGACGGACCTGATATTATCGTGCGCATGAATGAATATGGAAGCTCCTTGGGAATGTGTGGAATTGCTATGTTCCGCAACGTAAATGATGAGACGTTCAGTATTGAGAGAATTGTCCAGTTCTACAATGGACACCGTGCCCTGGATGAAGCCCATGGGTGGGGAATGCGCTGGACTGCCGGCAGTAAATAACAATTTGAGTTAGCGGAGGCTCTCTTTTCATGTTAAGTGATTTTTTCAAAAGTATTAGCGAGAACTATGGCCATTTTTTCTCTTGGACCGAGATTGTGGCTACGCTCTCTGACCCTGTAAGTTGGGGGATTATTGGTAGTCTGATCTTGCTGGAAGGGCTTCTATCCGCAGATAATGCGTTAGTGCTGGCCGTTATGGTTAAACATTTGCCTAAAGAACAACAGAAGCGCGCGTTGTTTTATGGTATTTTGGGAGCTTATATTTTCAGGTTTATTGCCATTGGGCTGGGGACATTCCTCGTCAAGATTACCTTGATCAAGGTGCTTGGAGCGTTATACCTCTTGTACATTGCCTACAAAGGACTATTCAAGTCTCAGGCAGAGGAAGATCAGGAAGGCAAGCAATATTCATTCTGGAAAACCGTGCTTATGGTCGAGTTGATGGATATTGCTTTCAGTATTGACAGTGTTATTGCAGCATTTGGTATCAGTGAGCAGATTTGGGTACTCTTCCTCGGAGGCATTATCGGGGTGCTCATGATGCGTGGTGTTGCACAGGTTTTCCTTAAACTCATTGACAAGTTCCCTGAACTGGAAAAAGCAGCATTTGTCCTTATTGCTATTATTTCAGTGAAAATGATGTTGAGTGCTTTTGGTATCCATATCTCAAATGTGATCTTCTTCTCATTACTGATTGCTGTATTTGCTGGAGCCATGCTCCTCAGTTCTGCCAGAAGAAAAAAAGAAAACAAAGGTCAGGCCTAATCATTTTCGTCACATTTGCCACATCAATCCCTCCGCTTCTTGGAGGGATTGGTTTTTATACCCCGACAGCATTCATTTGACGATGCAGACTGGCTTCAAGTCAGATGTGTAAGGAGGAGAATAACCTGAAATATTTTAATTTTTTGAACTCAGAGGAGGAAGAAACGTTATTTTTTTCTTCGCCCGTATCGTTTAGTCATCGAACCTCCAAAGAAATACTGGCATACGCTGTTGGGGCTGCTTTGTACATGCCGGCTACCCGTCCGCATATTGCGGACGATATTATGAACGGTAAGCATGAAGGACTCACGACCATCATTATTGATCTGGAAGATGCTGTAGGAGATGAGCAAGTTGAGTTTGCGGAACAATGTTTGGCCCAGCATCTTACACTAGTTGCAGAGTACATGGAGACGGGAATGCTGCTTTCCAGCAGAATGCCTTTGCTTTTTGTACGGGTAAGATCTCCAGAACAGTTGGAACGTCTTTTTGAAATACTGGGTGAACGGATATCCCTGCTGACAGGTATTGTCCTGCCGAAGTTCAACTGTGAAAATGGACGTGCTTATTTGCAGCTTGTTCACGAATATAATCAGCAGAAAAGTAGCGCACATGCAATCCTATACGCCATGCCAATTTTGGAGACAGCGGAAGTGATCTACCGTGAGACGCGCTGGGATACATTGCTCCAGTTGAAGCAGATCGTGGATGAGTATGCACAGTATGTACTGAACATTCGAATTGGAGCGACGGATTTCTCAAGCCTCTTTGGACTGAGAAGAAGTCCGGAACTCACCATATATGATATTGCAACCATTCGTGATTGCATATCTGACATTATCAATTTATATGGACGCGTAGACAATGGTTATGTGATATCGGGTCCAGTCTGGGAATATTTTAGCCAGCGTGAACGAGTGTTTAAGCCGCAATTAAGACAGACACCATTTGAGGAATCACTGGGCAAGACAGGCCGGAATCTCAGAATGAAATATATTTCGAACTCCATGGACGGAATGATGCGTGAAGTCATGATGGATAAGGAGAACGGTATTATAGGAAAAACAATCATTCATCCGACACATATCAAGCCCGTTCAGGCAATGTATGTTGTTACCCATGAAGAGTTCATGGATGCACAAAGCATTGTAGCTCGCAATGACGGAAGTTTAGGGGTTTTCAAAAGCGTGTATACCAACAAAATGAACGAGATCAAGCCGCACTTGAGTTGGGCTAAACGAATTTTAATCCGATCACAAATATATGGGGTGTTACATGAACAGCAACATTTTGTCGGGCTCTTGCCCAAACACGAACCAACTTACGTTTCCTATTCTTGATCAGTTCAATGTCACGATTGAGGCTACCCACAATCCTTTGGAAATCCCACTGGAGAATCTATTCTCCATGGCGGCTCGCTTGAATAAAAAGAGATCATTTCTCTTTGTCAGTAAGTTACTTGGCAAGCATATTGCCGTCAATCCCTATACCTCGCTATTAAGCGGGGCTGCCCTAGCCGTTCTTCTGTATGAAGATCTAAGTCACGGAGAGGACAAGCGCATTTCAGAATGGAAACAACGGATGGTTCACGGATTGACAGACCCGGATCAAGCTCGAGAGGCTTATGAGTATTTAATGGATGTCGGAATGACTTTGCCTGAAGAGGTGAAATTCGTCGGTTTCGCCGAGACAGCCACTGCTCTCGGTCACAGCATGTACGAATTATTCTCTGATCATGCAACGTACATTCATTCTACAAGGGAGTATCTGCCTGAAATAGAGCCTCATATTCAATTCGAAGAGGAGCATTCTCATGCGATGTCTCATCGCTGTTACGCATTGGACTCCGAATCACTCGCAGAGGGTGGACCTCTTGTCCTTGTGGATGATGAGATGACAACGGGCAATACAACATTGAACATTATTAGGGATATCCAGCGCACTTATCCGCGCAAGAAATATTATATCGCTTCTTTGCTGGATTGGCGCACAGATGCGGATGAGCAAAGATTCTCTGCGCTGGAAAATGAACTTGGAATAACAATTACACCATTATGCTTGTTAAAAGGGAAAATTCAGGTCATGGGTGAACCATTGATCGATGCTTCCAGAGAGAAACTGGTGTATGAACCCTCATCGTCGATAAGTGTTTTGTCTGTAGCAGGTGAAATGGAGCAATGGGCTGCTGTCTCTGCTGATTCGGAGGGGAATCGCTCGTCAATTCCCTATCTTCGATATACAGGACGGTTCGGAATTCATTCAGCCCATAATCCCGTTCTTAGTTCAGGTATTTCAAGGATCGCAGCTCTTTTGCGAGAAAAAAGGAAGGGCCAGCGCACCCTTGTTATGGGCACAGGCGAGTTTATGCATATTCCGATGCGGGTTGCAGCTGAAATGGGTGACGGGGTGCTGTACCAGTCCACGACTCGAAGTCCCATCTATCCTGTGAATTACCCGGGATACGCTGTTATTGCTGGTGAAGGATATGCTTCGCCAGAAGATCCGGCTGTCCAGAATTACATCTATAATGTATCCCCGGGGCAATATGATGAGATTTTTGTACTGATGGAAAGACATATGTCCGAAGTTCACATGCAGCCTATGATGGATGTATTGTCACGACTCGGATGTAAGCAAATATACGTGGTGTACTGCGGTGTTCCACAGGAGGGCTGAGAAGACAAGCTATGAATTTATCTACGATTGAAAGTATGATGAAGCGCAAGATTAAATCCCCTGAGCCGCTGGGCAGTTATGACTCGTCCGATGTTGTGTTTTTATTAAAGGACTTAAGCAACATTCATTTGGAAAAAGAGACCGGAGAGCGTGAACATGCCATTCAGTCGGGTGTGCATTATTCGGAAATGCTACCCGTGGAGTATCACCCTACGGATGAATATATGGAGTTATTTCACGATACTTTAGCACAATCGGCGGAGAAAGTGGCTATGGCTGCTGCCGTGGTAGCAGAGATGATCGTGCGCAAGAGGGGATTGGACACCGTTCTGGTCTCGCTCGCTCGTGCAGGAACGCCAATTGGCATTTTGGTCAAACGTTATATTTCAATGAAATATAACGTGGATATGCCTCATTACAGTATTTCCATTATTCGCGGAAAAGGAATTGATGAGAACGCCATTCTATATATTTGGCAACAGCATGGATTGAATGCACCTATTCAATTCATTGATGGATGGACGGGTAAGGGGGCCATTCGTAAAGTACTGGTTGAAGCCTGCGCGAAGATGGAGGCGCGTTACGGTATTCGACTAAATGATGATCTGGCCGTGCTTGCTGACCCAGGCCAATGTTCTGAAACCTATGGCACTCGAGAGGATTATTTAATTCCGAGTGCTTGTCTGAACTCGACAGTGTCCGGTCTGATGAGTCGTACCGTACTACGGGAGGACCTCATTGGACCGGATGACTTCCATGGAGCCAAGTGGTATAAGGAATGGGCTTCTTCCGATCTGTCGGTTGTTTTTGTGGACAAGGTGGTCGATTACTTCACTAAGGTTGAACAAGAGGCATCCCTTCAAGCCGATGAAGCACTGTCTCATCCCTCAGAAGTGACTTGGCAGGGAATGGAGGATATCCAAGCCATTCAACAGGCATTCGGTATTCAAGATGTAAATCTGATCAAGCCGGGGATTGGAGAGACTACACGCGTACTTTTGCGTCGTGTACCTTGGAAGATCCTGATTGACCGCCCGAACAATCCCAATCTGAAACATATTATGCTGCTGGCAGAAGACCGCGGAGTCCCCGTTGAAGTGTTTCCTGGATTGAGCTACTCCTGTTGCGGTATTATTCAATCGGTAAGGGGGGACGGCGAATGATCTATGCAAGCGATCTGGATCAGACCCTGATTTATTCTCGCCGCTCCATGGGCGTTTCCGACGATTCTTCGGGATTGGTTCCAGCCGAATGGATTCGGGGTGAGTTATCAGCCTTTATGTCAGGTGATGCGTTACATCAGCTCAAGACTCTCCCCAAAGATATCTTTTTTATCCCTGTAACTACACGGACCGTAGAGCAGTACCAACGCATTCGGATTTTTCAGCAGGACGTCATTCCGGCTTATGCGATAACGAGCAATGGGGGGAATATTCTGATTGACGGTGAAGTGGACCTGTCCTGGAACAAGTATGTCCGCTCTCAACTTCAGCAGCATTCGGTGGAGGCTGTTGAGGTGAGGCAGATGTTTGGCGATGTGCTGAACAGCGACTGGGTTGCAGGGGAGCGACTATGTGATGACTTGTTCTTTGCCTTTGTGATTCACCGTGACCGTATGCCGATAGAGCAAGTCAAAGAGAAGATTCAGGCTTTGGAAGCACTAGGATGGGAGGCCTCCATTCAAGGGCGCAAGCTATACCTTGTTCCTTCTGGAGTAAATAAGAGAGCTGCGGTAGAACATGTTCGGCAGCGGATCGGAAATGGTCCTGTTATTGCTTCAGGGGATTCTCTACTGGACCGTTGTCTACTTGACTTCGCAGATTATGCTATTGCTCCGCGCCATGGTGAACTTTACCGAGAGAAGCAGCGGAATTCTGACTTGATCCCTTACCAATTTACCAAACAATCCGGTATATTTGCCGCCGACGAGATATTGGAATATGTTCGTTCTATACACCACGTTGCGATAGGAGATGCTGTCTCATGAACAAGACCCGTATTTATTTTAATCGTTGGTTTTCGGTGGCATATCACTATATGAATCTGATTCGAAACAACGAAGATGGTTTAGCATTCGAGATCTACGGCACACATTCCGATCCGAACAACATGGCGCTTCAGGGATGTGACCACGCAGAGCTAGAGCCGAAGGTTACGGGAAGAGAGTACGTTGATTTCTGTCTGGATTTTTGCCGTAGACACCAGATTAATGTGTTTATTCCACGTCTCCATATGCTGGATATTAGCAAGCATGTTCACCTCTTCGAAGAGATTGGAACCAAAGTCTTGGTTTGCACAGATACAGAATTACTGGCGCGACTGATGGAGAAGGATCGTTTCTATGAATCTGTGCGTGAATTGGGAATTATGAATATCCCGGATTATTTCACCGTTAGCAACGCTTCACAGTTCAAACAGGCTTATGAGGCACTCTCTGGCTCTGGTCATGAGGTGTGTTTCAAACCATGTAACGGTGAAGGTGGGATGGGATTCAGGGTTATCGATAACAGTCGCAATCCGCTAGAGGAGTTGTTTGGGCATACCCAGAACCGCATCTCTTTTGAAGATGCATTCCGTGCATTTTCTTCTGTGGAATCCTTCCCCAATATTATGGTCATGGAACGACTCGAGGGGTATGAGTACAGTATTGATTGTCTAGCTGACAGTGAGGGGAATTTACTGGCGGCTGTCCCACGCTGCAAAGCAGGTGGGCGTTTAAGAAGGCTTGAAGAGCATACTGAACTATTGAAAGTTGCCAGTGATGTTGCTGCTGCTTATCGCATTCCTTATAACTTCAACATCCAGATGAAATATCGCAAGGAGACTCCGAAACTTCTGGAGATTAATCCACGAATGTCTGGAGGATTACACGTATCCTGTCTATCGGGAATCAACTTCCCTTATCTGGCTGTGAAGCTGGCTCTAGGTTATGAAGTAGGTCCCTTATATCCACAGTATGGTATATTGGGGAGTCATGTAGAACAGCCACTGATTATGGATGCGCAGAAGGTTAAGAACATTAAAGTTTAGTTTCCAAACATTGACACCTTCTGACTGGTTTTTTTACAATACGATTATATAGATGATCTTGAGAGTTACACAGAAACGAAGTGATCAAGTGTAGTCTTCATTTGTTCATTGTATACCATGTGTTGTTACAGGCAGGAGGATACAGGATGTTACGCAAAACAAAAATTGGACTGGGCGCGTTGATTGGATATGGTATCGCGGCCGCCAGTAGTCCCTTTGTTCCCGAATTTGTCTCATGGGCAATTCCAGCTCTGGCTACTATGGTAGGTGGTTTGATCCCCTCAACAAAGCCTCAACAACGGCAAGTTGAAACATCAGGGGCAGCCCAGAGGTCTGTTAAGGGTCAAGGAAATGGTGGAGAATTGGAGAGAGCCACCAATGACCGATCTATCGTGACACCCACAGATGATAGATCTCAGATAACAGCACAATCAGGAGGAACCAGAACGGGACGCCAGCATGATCAGTCTGAACAGGACCTTGTATTTGGACCTGTTATTGAATATCTCGAAGTATTGGAAGATATGGTCATCTCCGAAGGACAGAAGAATGAATTGGACAATGAGATAGTTGAGAAGTCGTTAGCCTTATTTGCAAGATTGCAGCGTGTTATCCCTGCACTGAAAGAATTAAACAACGGGGACATAAACCACACGATGCGCAGATTGGTTTTGAAGGATCTAAATGGTTTCATCAATCCATTCCTTCGTCTGAGTGGAGAAGCCAAGCGTACAAACCGACGGATGTTGTTAAACGGATTGAAAGATGTGGATTCAAAAATTTCCGAGATTGTATCTACCATAGAACATAAAGATTTATTGGAGCTTCAGAACAAGGCAGAGCTTATTCATCAAAGGTATAATAGCTCCGAATTATAGGAGGGATTGGCATGGCAACTGATTATGTTCCATTAAAGCAGGAAGACGAGCAGCGAATTAACCAGGAAGCGACCCAACTGATTCAAAAAGTTTCGCAGAGTGATGTATTTCATCTGGATACATTAATGGATGACATCGGCAAGTTGGGTGTAAGAACACAGGAAAAAGCCGGCCAAACGCTGAAAATGCTGGATCGTCCTGTGAATGACCTCATGTCCGGGAATCGGGCTGAAGTGTCTAACATGATATTGAAATTGCGTGATGAGTGCGAAAGTCTGCAACAGAGCAAGAACGTCAGTTTTGTAGGACGTTTACTTCGCAAAAGTCCCCTGAAGAACTATGTATACCGATATCAGTCTGTTCGAACCAACATAGACAGCATCATCAACGGGTTACGTGACGGGAAGGACAATTTGGAAGAGAGTATCGTAAACATGCGTCAGCTGAAACGTTCCTCGATCCAGGAGATATACAACCTGCAGACCAAGATTGCTTTCGGTAATCAGCTTAAAGGATTGTTTGAGGCAGAGATTGCCAAGCCGGAAAATGAGAACCGTAAAGCACATCTGGAGCGTGGATTGCGCAAAGTTGTTACACGTACACAATCTATGACTGAGATGATCATGCTGTATAATCAGGCGATTGCGGCGACAGATATCATTAATGACAACAATGACAAACTCATTGACTCCGTGAATAACGCTATAGACAAGACGGCTAATTTGATTACGGTATCCGCGATGATTGCTATGGCTTTAAATGATCAGGAGAAGGTTATTTCGGCTGTAGAAGCTACGAACAAAACGATTGAAGATCAGTTTAAAGAGAATGCGAGATTGCTGCGTACCACAACGGAGAAGACCAATGACCTATTATCCAAACCATCCATGTCTATTGAGTCCGTTAATCAGGCGATCGGAGACTTAATGTCTGCTCTTGATCTGTCTGAGCAGTCCAATCGCCGTATTATTGAGAGTTGTAATGACTATACAACCAAGATGACTGCATTGAACGCAGGTATGAGTGAGAGATTGGGACTGGAGGCTCCGAAGGCTGCAGCCATTCAAGGGAAAGGCCAGCCTGATGCCAATTCGTTAAGCTCTTATTTGGATTAAAACTCGTTTTCGTTAAAAAGAGACGCTGCGGCGTCTCTTTTTGTTTTCATAAATAGATTTATAGAGATCCACACTTGAATAACGGATTTGGTTTATAAGGGTCTTCACCCGGCAATAATAGGCATACATTGAACTCTCCTGCATACAATCTGGTAAGTAAAGAAGGATGCATTTTTCATAGGAAAGGAGTTGGATTTATGCTAACTATAGTTATTGCCGGCATTGCTTGCGTTTTAATCGTTGTTGCCAGCAGTGAGAAAGCAGAGTCGATTGCGGAGTTGAATGACCGTTAATCTTCTGTATTTTTTATTGAGCGTTTGATAGAATGAAGGTAAACTTTGGAAATGTGTGAAGGAGCTTACTCAACATGCTGGAATTTTCATTCGAGATTATTGATGAGACTAAGATTAACATTCAGTACAAATACGGTAATCAGTTTTTTAATTTTAATCTGTTTTGGTCCAATGGCAATTGGACATTGCATCCTTTTGACGGCATTCTTATCGAAAATCGGGAGATGTGCAGCCTAATTGTAGCGGAATTGCTGAAGAATAAGGATTTTCATGTCATGCTTGCAAAAGAAAAGATTATGCTTTCCCATTTACGAACTACCGTAAATCTTCAACCAGACGACGAACCGGAAGAGTTCGAATTAAACCGTCGAATTGCCGATCGGTCATATCAGGATGATGATGGCCTGATGAGTTACATAGAAAATCATAGTTTTGAAGAGATTCTTCAACTGGAGCAGCAGCAGATCCATGCAAGAGTGGAATTTTTCCAGCAAATTATTCAGAGAATGTTTATGGAAGGTATTGGACCAGAAGATGCTGATTTTGGCAAGGTACAATCCATTATTCGAATCTACAAGGATACTCTCGCTAGACTGGGGAATATCAATGATACCAATATGGGCGATTACAATAGCAAAAGATGGTAGAGGTTTTTGAATCTGATCTATTGGTGAGAGGTTGAATTAAAGATTGATAAAGAAGGGATTCGATCCCTTCTTTTTTTGGGTTCTTCGGGAGTTCGTTCTTGTATGATCTGCTTCCTCAGGAATAGAATGATACGGAAGATTATCATGTACAGGACATGACGATTAAGCAGATATGGGATTAAATGAACATGTGGAGCTTCTACATTTATGGTGACGGCAGGTTTTCGATAAAACTCCAAACTTTGGATAGTGTTACCTTGTTAATTAGGTCAGGAGGGGATAAGGGATGACAAAACCTATAGTGGCTGAGCAGGAAGAGGCGCGCTTATATGGCGAGTTGCAACGTGTGCTGGAGGATGTAGAAGAAGGGGAACAGCGGCAAAAAATGTTGAATCATATGATCAGACAAGTCAAGTTTGCCCAATGGCGAACACGGCGACTCCGCAGGTTTGATCAATACTTCCAGAATCTAAGGCCAGCATCACTTTGGATCATGTTAGCTACTGGGGCGCTTATGCCAGTTGTGTTATTCAGCATATTTATATGGATATCCTTATGGGTGGAATGAGCCTGAGAAGAAGAGGGTAAGTACCTTCGTTAAATGAATTGCATTTTCATGTCAGGGGGCAGTGGCAAATGTATGAATCATGTGTACAGTTACTGCCTCACGTATACACGCAAAAGTGTGAGATTGTTTCTGGTAACAACTGCCTAGGTATTTGAAAGAGTCGGCTTCTACTGCCCAAAAGAGATAAAGACTTTTTGCTTATTTTTCAGTTGTTATATACACGTTACACCGAAGATGCACTATAATGATGCTGCTTCTTTGGGAAAAAGAGGATGAAATTTGATGATATTTAGTCCCTATTACATAATTAAAGAGCCTTATTATTAAAGGCCCTCTGATAAAAAATCGTATATGTTCCTATGAGTTTGAAAGAGTTCATTTATTTAAGAGGTTTGATTTCATCAGGCACTGAACCCGTCTTGACTTCATAGGTATCATAGTCGACCATAGTGAATATCTCCTGATCTTTGTTTCCTTTCACATAACCAGTTAAAGAAACGGTATGGGATAAATCAGCGGGAATAAACTTATGGTCTGTAAATTCAACATCAATTCCATATTTTTCTTTAAAATAGGTTTGGCTTGCTACTTGGGCTTTTTGGATAATCTCTTTTTTCTCGTTGGACATACATCCTCCTAAAGTGAATGATATAGCGCAGATCATTAATATAAAAAGTAATCCTGATTTTTTCAATTAATCACCTCATATTCCTAATGTTGTCGTTT from Paenibacillus sp. JNUCC-31 includes:
- a CDS encoding phosphoribosyltransferase family protein produces the protein MNSNILSGSCPNTNQLTFPILDQFNVTIEATHNPLEIPLENLFSMAARLNKKRSFLFVSKLLGKHIAVNPYTSLLSGAALAVLLYEDLSHGEDKRISEWKQRMVHGLTDPDQAREAYEYLMDVGMTLPEEVKFVGFAETATALGHSMYELFSDHATYIHSTREYLPEIEPHIQFEEEHSHAMSHRCYALDSESLAEGGPLVLVDDEMTTGNTTLNIIRDIQRTYPRKKYYIASLLDWRTDADEQRFSALENELGITITPLCLLKGKIQVMGEPLIDASREKLVYEPSSSISVLSVAGEMEQWAAVSADSEGNRSSIPYLRYTGRFGIHSAHNPVLSSGISRIAALLREKRKGQRTLVMGTGEFMHIPMRVAAEMGDGVLYQSTTRSPIYPVNYPGYAVIAGEGYASPEDPAVQNYIYNVSPGQYDEIFVLMERHMSEVHMQPMMDVLSRLGCKQIYVVYCGVPQEG
- a CDS encoding TerD family protein produces the protein MTISLAKGQRIDLTKTNPGLTRVVVGLGWDTNKYSGGVDFDLDASAFLLHEDGKAKGTDDFVFYNNPTGGAGSLTHTGDNRTGEGEGDDEQIIVDFSKVPANITRIGITVTIYDYEARAQNFGQVSNAFVRVVDASNEREVLRYDLGEDFSTETAVVFCEFYRSGADWKFQAIGSGFAGGLAALCQNYGLDAQ
- a CDS encoding TerC family protein; translation: MLSDFFKSISENYGHFFSWTEIVATLSDPVSWGIIGSLILLEGLLSADNALVLAVMVKHLPKEQQKRALFYGILGAYIFRFIAIGLGTFLVKITLIKVLGALYLLYIAYKGLFKSQAEEDQEGKQYSFWKTVLMVELMDIAFSIDSVIAAFGISEQIWVLFLGGIIGVLMMRGVAQVFLKLIDKFPELEKAAFVLIAIISVKMMLSAFGIHISNVIFFSLLIAVFAGAMLLSSARRKKENKGQA
- a CDS encoding TerD family protein; this translates as MAINLSKGQKIDLTKTNPGLAKITVGLGWDTNKYDGGKDFDLDVSVFCANADGKVDGEKNFIFFNNPQNENGSVVHTGDNRTGEGDGDDEQVKIDLPNVPANIEKIAFTITIYEAQERSQNFGQVSRAYVRILNEANSEELIRFDLGEDFSIETGVVVGELYRHSGEWKFSAIGSGYQDGLVGLTRDYGLQ
- a CDS encoding cysteine protease StiP family protein, giving the protein MNLSTIESMMKRKIKSPEPLGSYDSSDVVFLLKDLSNIHLEKETGEREHAIQSGVHYSEMLPVEYHPTDEYMELFHDTLAQSAEKVAMAAAVVAEMIVRKRGLDTVLVSLARAGTPIGILVKRYISMKYNVDMPHYSISIIRGKGIDENAILYIWQQHGLNAPIQFIDGWTGKGAIRKVLVEACAKMEARYGIRLNDDLAVLADPGQCSETYGTREDYLIPSACLNSTVSGLMSRTVLREDLIGPDDFHGAKWYKEWASSDLSVVFVDKVVDYFTKVEQEASLQADEALSHPSEVTWQGMEDIQAIQQAFGIQDVNLIKPGIGETTRVLLRRVPWKILIDRPNNPNLKHIMLLAEDRGVPVEVFPGLSYSCCGIIQSVRGDGE
- a CDS encoding HpcH/HpaI aldolase/citrate lyase family protein, producing the protein MNSEEEETLFFSSPVSFSHRTSKEILAYAVGAALYMPATRPHIADDIMNGKHEGLTTIIIDLEDAVGDEQVEFAEQCLAQHLTLVAEYMETGMLLSSRMPLLFVRVRSPEQLERLFEILGERISLLTGIVLPKFNCENGRAYLQLVHEYNQQKSSAHAILYAMPILETAEVIYRETRWDTLLQLKQIVDEYAQYVLNIRIGATDFSSLFGLRRSPELTIYDIATIRDCISDIINLYGRVDNGYVISGPVWEYFSQRERVFKPQLRQTPFEESLGKTGRNLRMKYISNSMDGMMREVMMDKENGIIGKTIIHPTHIKPVQAMYVVTHEEFMDAQSIVARNDGSLGVFKSVYTNKMNEIKPHLSWAKRILIRSQIYGVLHEQQHFVGLLPKHEPTYVSYS
- a CDS encoding TerD family protein, encoding MAVTVVKGQKTDLTKTNPGLSRLTVGIGWDSSSALELDTSAFLLGAGGKVSGDEDFIFYNQPTTAFITYKDTPQQTDKKQFDIDLSKIPARIEKIAFSLTIYEGESRNQSFGQVQHTYIRFGNANSGQEALRYDLASGFTVETAIVIGELYRHNGEWKFNAVGSGFAGGLNALCGNFGVSVESDTSASQPVPPTPQPPAPKPPAPPAQPPQPKIELNLNKIELKKKGDTINLKKNSGGLGEILINLNWNQQTSRGLFGRNKSVDLDLGCLFEMKDGSKGVIQALGESFGSLNRYPYISLDGDDRTGSVRTGENLRINGAHISDIKRILVFTYIYEGVTNWSQADGVVTINQKDGPDIIVRMNEYGSSLGMCGIAMFRNVNDETFSIERIVQFYNGHRALDEAHGWGMRWTAGSK